The following proteins are encoded in a genomic region of Leptospiraceae bacterium:
- a CDS encoding HAMP domain-containing histidine kinase → MFKITKEFSFYVIALNVLIIVQVVWWIIFFFGILREYQNILEVKEAILLSYLNHKEIEIPDFVYFDEGEKIYKIKSEHELANQIRFKGYRNMLLWEGGFFAFVLILISFVMIKSYLKEKKTLEEKLLFLNSFTHDLKTPLAAVKLNLQTMKKKFEDPLFSELLSSSLEQLERLNQRISMILLNKEMNYLKENGIYKIQFLSILQEVLSDLEKIIIEKDARITLQNTSNQQELHLKISPQWFYFILKELITNSLKYSHRGVQIEISFQFIKAWWRKKFVIKIKDDGWGINEKKGFLLFEPYQRFHDVQTQTQTIEGTGLGLYYIKEILSKTKGNITWKRLNQGSEFQIEFSYYYE, encoded by the coding sequence ATGTTTAAGATTACAAAAGAATTCAGTTTTTATGTGATTGCTTTGAACGTCTTAATCATTGTCCAAGTTGTTTGGTGGATAATCTTTTTTTTTGGGATTTTAAGAGAATACCAAAATATTCTCGAAGTCAAAGAAGCCATTTTGTTGTCTTATCTAAATCACAAAGAAATTGAAATACCTGATTTTGTGTATTTCGACGAGGGAGAAAAAATCTATAAAATCAAATCCGAGCATGAGCTAGCCAATCAAATTAGATTTAAAGGATATAGAAACATGCTACTTTGGGAAGGTGGTTTTTTTGCTTTCGTCTTGATTTTGATTTCTTTTGTCATGATAAAAAGCTATTTGAAAGAAAAAAAAACATTAGAAGAGAAATTATTGTTTTTAAATAGTTTTACTCATGATCTAAAAACCCCTTTGGCAGCAGTCAAACTCAACTTGCAAACCATGAAAAAGAAATTTGAAGATCCGTTATTTTCTGAACTTTTGAGCTCTAGCTTAGAACAATTGGAACGTCTGAATCAAAGAATTTCCATGATACTTTTGAATAAAGAAATGAATTATCTCAAAGAAAATGGTATATACAAAATTCAGTTTTTATCAATCCTTCAAGAAGTTTTGTCTGACTTAGAAAAAATCATAATAGAAAAAGATGCAAGGATAACTCTACAAAACACTTCTAATCAACAAGAACTACATTTAAAAATATCTCCTCAGTGGTTTTATTTTATATTGAAGGAATTAATCACAAATTCATTGAAATATTCCCATAGGGGAGTTCAGATAGAAATTTCTTTTCAGTTTATAAAAGCTTGGTGGAGAAAAAAATTCGTAATAAAAATAAAAGATGATGGATGGGGTATTAACGAGAAAAAAGGGTTTTTGCTTTTTGAACCTTATCAGCGTTTTCATGATGTTCAAACTCAAACCCAAACTATTGAAGGGACCGGCTTAGGTTTATATTATATCAAAGAAATTTTGAGCAAAACCAAAGGAAATATCACATGGAAAAGATTAAATCAAGGTTCTGAATTTCAAATAGAATTTTCTTACTACTATGAATAG
- a CDS encoding response regulator transcription factor produces the protein MNSKPKYKILLIEDEDAIRKALKLNLEEEFIVSNYKSVEEFLSNESNFWEEFPYDLVILDIMLPGRLNGLDFLKQIKSRWDKPVIIITARNRLDQKLEAFDLGADDYITKPFELEELIARVKSKLKIKKHHKIKIGDAIVDFHKQEIYKISTKEIIPLTNKEAGILYLLYENKGKPVSRADILEKLWPNEYPTNRTIDNFILRLRKVLEPDLSNPKYIITKHGKGYELSDEVRVYQESL, from the coding sequence ATGAATAGCAAACCTAAGTATAAAATACTCTTGATTGAAGATGAAGATGCTATTCGAAAAGCACTAAAACTCAATTTAGAAGAAGAATTTATTGTAAGTAATTATAAAAGCGTCGAAGAATTTTTATCTAATGAAAGCAATTTTTGGGAAGAATTTCCATATGATTTAGTGATTTTGGATATCATGCTTCCTGGAAGGCTCAATGGTTTGGATTTTCTGAAGCAGATAAAGTCTCGCTGGGATAAACCAGTGATTATCATCACAGCTCGTAATCGTTTAGATCAAAAGTTAGAAGCCTTTGACTTAGGAGCAGATGATTACATAACAAAACCTTTTGAATTAGAAGAATTAATTGCTCGAGTAAAAAGCAAATTAAAAATAAAAAAACATCACAAGATCAAAATTGGCGATGCTATCGTAGATTTTCATAAACAAGAAATCTATAAAATCTCAACAAAAGAAATCATTCCGTTAACCAATAAAGAAGCTGGTATCTTATATTTGCTATACGAAAATAAGGGAAAACCCGTCTCAAGGGCAGATATTTTAGAGAAATTGTGGCCTAATGAATATCCCACTAATCGCACAATTGATAATTTCATTCTCAGATTACGAAAGGTGTTAGAACCTGATCTTTCTAATCCCAAGTATATTATCACTAAACATGGAAAGGGTTATGAACTTTCGGATGAAGTAAGAGTATATCAGGAATCCTTATGA